The proteins below are encoded in one region of Pseudomonas sp. SCB32:
- a CDS encoding Na/Pi cotransporter family protein, which produces MLKLLDLLSAVALLVWGTHIVRTGILRVYGTHLRRVLSHSVQKRPLAFAAGIGVTALVQSSNATALLATSFVATGLMALAPALAIMLGADVGTALMARVLTLDLSWLSPLLIFFGVILFLSRKQSRAGQLGRVFIGLGLIILALQLIVAAAEPMTQAKGVKVLFSSLTGDVMLDALTGALFAMISYSSLAAVLLAATLATSKVISLKVALCLVVGANLGSGILALISSASQNAAGRRVALGSLLFKFAGCLLVLPLVGPVAHWMDDWPFRTQELVIAFHVLYNATRCLACLPLTEQMAQLCTRLMPDRQSPEDTVRPRHLDPAALDTPSLALVNAVRETLRMGDIVEQMLNHLMQVIHSGDPLLAKQIRKQDDDVDALYTAIKLYLARMPREDLGERDSRRWAEIIELTINLEQAGDIIEHMLGAVQDKKTSRSRSFSDNGLEEITALHGQLVSNLRLALSVFLNGNQEGARRLRRAKQRFRLQERHYAHAHVDRLRQQVVQSIETSSLHLDLISDMKRLNSLFCAIAYAVLDNPDDSARDVSEAEDFVEPEVEPLQAQQSPTPSSRVTG; this is translated from the coding sequence ATGCTCAAACTGCTCGATCTGCTCTCTGCCGTCGCCCTGCTGGTGTGGGGCACGCATATCGTCCGCACCGGTATTCTCAGGGTCTATGGCACCCATCTACGCCGCGTGCTGAGCCACAGCGTGCAGAAGCGGCCACTGGCCTTCGCCGCCGGCATCGGCGTGACGGCCCTGGTGCAGAGCAGCAACGCCACTGCGCTGCTGGCCACCTCCTTCGTCGCCACCGGCCTGATGGCGCTGGCGCCGGCCCTGGCGATCATGCTCGGTGCGGATGTCGGTACGGCGCTGATGGCGCGAGTGCTGACGCTGGACCTGTCCTGGCTCTCGCCGCTGCTGATCTTCTTCGGGGTGATCCTCTTCCTCAGCCGCAAGCAGAGCCGCGCCGGGCAACTCGGCCGGGTATTCATCGGCCTGGGGCTGATCATCCTGGCGCTGCAACTGATCGTGGCCGCCGCCGAGCCCATGACCCAGGCCAAGGGCGTCAAGGTGCTGTTCTCCAGCCTGACCGGCGATGTGATGCTCGATGCGCTGACCGGCGCGCTGTTCGCCATGATCTCCTACTCCAGCCTGGCCGCCGTGCTGCTCGCAGCGACCCTGGCCACGTCCAAGGTGATCTCGCTGAAGGTCGCGCTGTGCCTGGTGGTCGGCGCCAACCTCGGCAGCGGCATCCTCGCCCTGATCAGCTCGGCCTCGCAGAATGCCGCCGGCCGGCGCGTGGCGCTGGGCAGCCTGCTGTTCAAGTTCGCCGGCTGCCTGCTGGTGCTGCCGCTGGTGGGGCCGGTGGCCCACTGGATGGACGACTGGCCGTTCCGAACCCAGGAGCTGGTGATCGCCTTCCATGTGCTCTACAACGCCACCCGCTGCCTGGCCTGCCTGCCGCTCACCGAACAGATGGCGCAGCTGTGCACGCGGCTGATGCCTGACCGGCAGTCGCCCGAAGACACCGTGCGGCCTCGCCACCTCGACCCGGCGGCGCTGGACACGCCGAGCCTGGCGCTGGTCAACGCGGTGCGCGAGACCCTGCGCATGGGCGATATCGTCGAGCAGATGCTGAATCACCTGATGCAGGTTATCCACAGCGGCGATCCCCTGCTCGCCAAGCAGATCCGCAAGCAGGATGACGATGTCGACGCGCTCTATACCGCGATCAAGCTGTACCTGGCGCGCATGCCTCGCGAGGACCTCGGCGAGCGCGACAGCCGCCGCTGGGCGGAGATCATCGAGCTTACGATCAACCTGGAGCAGGCCGGCGACATCATCGAGCACATGCTCGGCGCCGTGCAGGACAAGAAGACCTCGCGCAGCCGCTCGTTCTCGGACAACGGCCTGGAAGAGATCACCGCGCTGCACGGACAACTGGTCAGCAACCTGCGCCTCGCCCTGTCGGTATTCCTCAACGGCAACCAGGAAGGCGCCCGGCGCCTGCGCCGGGCCAAGCAGCGCTTCCGCCTGCAGGAGCGCCACTACGCCCATGCCCACGTCGATCGCCTGCGCCAGCAGGTGGTGCAAAGCATCGAGACCAGCTCGCTGCACCTGGACCTGATCAGCGACATGAAGCGCCTGAACTCGCTGTTCTGCGCCATTGCCTATGCTGTGCTGGACAACCCGGACGATAGCGCGCGAGACGTCAGCGAAGCCGAGGACTTCGTCGAACCTGAAGTCGAGCCGTTGCAGGCACAGCAATCACCGACACCCAGCTCACGGGTGACCGGTTGA
- a CDS encoding AraC family transcriptional regulator, translating into MDERSQTHRTPSVSASLTQAVLLAAARLGLDRDALLAASGLKEAQLGDPDARIEFPYQERLWETIQARLPNPEPGLALGRALSPASFSALGYLLQSSTTLGEALESALRYQRLVGEGGQVTIEAHPEVIWVAYRPLNPEQPATRARALALLGFWARQLKALLPALQLAGCRFMHSPPEQLDDYATAFACPLHFEAQDYALGLPKAIVGVALPQANAPLRDLLRQHAEGLLARLPSASVSGRVVALLSEQLTRGEPGRAALANELGLSERTLQRRLSEEGSSYQQLLADTRRQLAERYLSEGNLPATDIAALLGYSEPSVFFRAFRHWTGLTPGEYRQRRRLSGS; encoded by the coding sequence ATGGACGAACGCTCTCAAACACACCGCACCCCCTCGGTCAGCGCCAGCCTGACCCAGGCCGTGCTGTTGGCCGCGGCCCGCCTGGGTCTAGACCGCGATGCGCTGCTCGCCGCCAGCGGTCTGAAGGAAGCCCAGCTCGGCGATCCGGACGCGCGCATCGAATTCCCCTACCAGGAGCGGCTCTGGGAAACGATCCAGGCCCGCCTGCCCAACCCTGAGCCCGGCCTGGCGCTGGGCCGTGCACTGTCGCCGGCGTCCTTCAGCGCCCTGGGCTACCTGTTGCAAAGCAGCACGACCCTGGGCGAAGCCCTGGAGTCGGCCCTGCGCTATCAGCGCCTGGTAGGCGAAGGCGGACAGGTGACGATCGAGGCGCACCCCGAGGTCATCTGGGTCGCCTACCGCCCGCTCAATCCCGAGCAGCCCGCCACCCGCGCCCGCGCCCTGGCCTTGCTGGGATTCTGGGCGCGCCAGCTCAAGGCGCTGCTGCCCGCCCTGCAGCTTGCCGGCTGCCGTTTCATGCACAGCCCGCCGGAACAGCTCGACGACTACGCAACGGCCTTCGCCTGCCCACTGCACTTCGAGGCCCAGGACTATGCCCTGGGCCTGCCCAAGGCCATCGTCGGCGTTGCCCTGCCGCAGGCCAATGCGCCCCTGCGCGATCTGCTGCGCCAACACGCCGAAGGTCTGCTGGCGCGCCTGCCCAGCGCCAGCGTCAGCGGCCGGGTCGTCGCCCTGCTCAGCGAGCAACTCACCCGCGGCGAACCGGGTCGCGCGGCGCTGGCCAACGAGCTGGGCCTGAGCGAGCGCACCCTGCAGCGGCGCCTGTCGGAAGAAGGCAGCAGTTATCAACAGCTGCTCGCCGACACCCGGCGGCAACTGGCGGAGCGCTATCTCAGCGAGGGCAACTTGCCCGCCACCGACATCGCCGCGCTGCTCGGCTATTCCGAACCCAGCGTGTTCTTCCGTGCCTTCCGTCACTGGACAGGCCTGACGCCGGGC